In Cydia pomonella isolate Wapato2018A chromosome 1, ilCydPomo1, whole genome shotgun sequence, one genomic interval encodes:
- the LOC133516171 gene encoding USP6 N-terminal-like protein isoform X1 → MNKESLLARAAEERERIFQRYERGRENLAGQIDPWEDPEYETYHKTDRYGFIHDERLPQKTAPQKINIEVEREKKWVKMLKNWDSPATKEKLHKRTYKGLPLSLRPRIWCKLLDINRIKAEKLGKYQEMLKLAKQWSTEVRQIDSDVNRQFREHQFYRERYSEKQCSLFNVLCAYSMYNSEVGYCQGMSGLAGVLLMYMDEEDAFWALAILLSDSRYNMHGLYIEGFPKLTRFLGHHDKILTKFMPKLKQHFDKYGLDAILYSLKWFFVCFVERVPFSLCLRVWDIYLLDGERVVTAMAYTILKLHKKAIMKLNDMDLIVNYIQVKLHKDFGFEDDIVIVNLERSMEELRRAKLDYPGPPPPSELPQRPLGVFVEPDDKSKIGQRADTFSDTEKQARATVILRREKAALELQDLRVSQSDTVSEHSGVAGGARCDDSVSALGSRRSLADTSVTSTADLSVFSSGRSHAPDNSLDTHSNASDDGTGSDGSGICGLSIQRAPSTTHSTPRATPHPPSTSPLSDDVVRIHVTYNPLAASPSHLQPISPSKYKPYSEEHHKPLSLGFFASNGASNMPSDNRIRIQVPSEELLTPVVDSGRIITQRYIDTHSDLYDLK, encoded by the exons ATGAATAAGGAATCATTGTTGGCTCGAGCTGCCGAGGAGCGGGAGCGTATCTTTCAACGGTACGAAAGGGGTCGGGAGAATCTCGCCGGACAGATAGACCCTTGGGAGGATCCAGAGTATGAGACATACCATAAAACTGACAG ATATGGATTTATCCACGACGAGCGGTTGCCTCAAAAAACGGCGCCGCAAAAAATCAACATCGAAgtcgaaagagaaaaaaaatgggtaaaaatgttaaaaaactgGGATTCACCCgctactaaagaaaaactacACAAGCGTACATACAAAGGCCTGCCACTCTCATTACGACCGCGAATATGGTGCAAATTACTTGACATTAATCGAATAAAAGCAGAGAAACTTGGTAAATATCAGGAAATGTTGAAGCTAGCTAAACAATGGTCCACAGAAGTCAGGCAGATAGACTCTGATGTAAATCGTCAATTTCGAGAACACCAATTCTACAGAGAGAGGTATTCAGAAAAGCAATGTTCGCTGTTCAACGTACTGTGCGCGTATAGCATGTACAACTCGGAGGTGGGGTACTGCCAGGGCATGTCGGGGCTGGCCGGCGTGCTGCTCATGTACATGGATGAGGAGGACGCCTTCTGGGCACTCGCCATCCTGCTGTCCGACAGCAGGTACAACATGCACGGATTGTATATCGAAGGATTTCCCAAGTTGACGAGATTTTTAGGCCATCATGATAAGATACTCACAAAGTTTATGCCCAAGTTAAAACAGCATTTTGATAAGTATGGGTTGGATGCAATACTATATTCACTCAAGTGGTTCTTTGTATGTTTTGTGGAGCGTGTGCCCTTCAGTTTGTGTTTGCGAGTGTGGGATATATATCTTCTCGACGGCGAGAGAGTGGTTACTGCTATGGCGTATACGATACTCAAGCTTCATAAAAAAgctataatgaaattgaatgATATGGATCTTATTGTAAACTATATTCAG GTAAAACTACATAAAGACTTTGGTTTCGAGGATGATATTGTGATAGTAAATCTAGAACGTTCGATGGAGGAGCTTCGCCGGGCCAAGCTGGACTACCCGGGCCCACCGCCGCCCAGCGAGCTGCCGCAGCGGCCGCTCGGCGTGTTCGTGGAGCCCGACGACAAGTCCAAGATCGGGCAGCGCGCCGATACCTTCTCCGATACCGAGAAACAAGCCAGAGCCACTGTGATATTAAG ACGCGAGAAAGCCGCATTGGAGCTGCAGGACCTCCGTGTGTCGCAAAGCGACACCGTGTCAG AGCACAGCGGcgtggcgggcggcgcgcgctgtGACGACTCGGTGTCGGCGCTGGGCTCGCGGCGCTCGCTGGCCGACACGTCGGTGACCAGCACGGCGGACCTCAGTGTTTTCTCGAGCGGCCGCTCCCACGCGCCCGACAACTCGCTCGACACGCACAGCAACGCCAGCGACGACGGAACTGGGTCAGATGG ATCCGGTATTTGCGGGCTGAGCATCCAGCGGGCGCCCTCGACGACGCACTCGACGCCGCGCGCCACACCGCACCCGCCCTCCACCTCTCCGCTTTCCGACGACGTCGTGCGTATTCACGTCACCTACAATCCACTCGCGGCTAGCCCTTCCCACCTTCAACCGATCTCACCCTCCAAGTACAAACCGTACTCTGAAGAACACCACAAACCGCTGTCGCTCGGCTTCTTTGCGAGCAACGGAGCCAGTAATATGCCATCCGATAACAGAATCAGGATACAAGTGCCGTCCGAAGAGCTTTTGACACCTGTCGTCGACTCCGGAAGGATTATAACACAACGGTACATTGATACGCATTCTGACTTGTACGATTTAAAGTAA
- the LOC133516171 gene encoding USP6 N-terminal-like protein isoform X2 has product MNKESLLARAAEERERIFQRYERGRENLAGQIDPWEDPEYETYHKTDRYGFIHDERLPQKTAPQKINIEVEREKKWVKMLKNWDSPATKEKLHKRTYKGLPLSLRPRIWCKLLDINRIKAEKLGKYQEMLKLAKQWSTEVRQIDSDVNRQFREHQFYRERYSEKQCSLFNVLCAYSMYNSEVGYCQGMSGLAGVLLMYMDEEDAFWALAILLSDSRYNMHGLYIEGFPKLTRFLGHHDKILTKFMPKLKQHFDKYGLDAILYSLKWFFVCFVERVPFSLCLRVWDIYLLDGERVVTAMAYTILKLHKKAIMKLNDMDLIVNYIQVKLHKDFGFEDDIVIVNLERSMEELRRAKLDYPGPPPPSELPQRPLGVFVEPDDKSKIGQRADTFSDTEKQARATVILRREKAALELQDLRVSQSDTVSEHSGVAGGARCDDSVSALGSRRSLADTSVTSTADLSVFSSGRSHAPDNSLDTHSNASDDGTGSGICGLSIQRAPSTTHSTPRATPHPPSTSPLSDDVVRIHVTYNPLAASPSHLQPISPSKYKPYSEEHHKPLSLGFFASNGASNMPSDNRIRIQVPSEELLTPVVDSGRIITQRYIDTHSDLYDLK; this is encoded by the exons ATGAATAAGGAATCATTGTTGGCTCGAGCTGCCGAGGAGCGGGAGCGTATCTTTCAACGGTACGAAAGGGGTCGGGAGAATCTCGCCGGACAGATAGACCCTTGGGAGGATCCAGAGTATGAGACATACCATAAAACTGACAG ATATGGATTTATCCACGACGAGCGGTTGCCTCAAAAAACGGCGCCGCAAAAAATCAACATCGAAgtcgaaagagaaaaaaaatgggtaaaaatgttaaaaaactgGGATTCACCCgctactaaagaaaaactacACAAGCGTACATACAAAGGCCTGCCACTCTCATTACGACCGCGAATATGGTGCAAATTACTTGACATTAATCGAATAAAAGCAGAGAAACTTGGTAAATATCAGGAAATGTTGAAGCTAGCTAAACAATGGTCCACAGAAGTCAGGCAGATAGACTCTGATGTAAATCGTCAATTTCGAGAACACCAATTCTACAGAGAGAGGTATTCAGAAAAGCAATGTTCGCTGTTCAACGTACTGTGCGCGTATAGCATGTACAACTCGGAGGTGGGGTACTGCCAGGGCATGTCGGGGCTGGCCGGCGTGCTGCTCATGTACATGGATGAGGAGGACGCCTTCTGGGCACTCGCCATCCTGCTGTCCGACAGCAGGTACAACATGCACGGATTGTATATCGAAGGATTTCCCAAGTTGACGAGATTTTTAGGCCATCATGATAAGATACTCACAAAGTTTATGCCCAAGTTAAAACAGCATTTTGATAAGTATGGGTTGGATGCAATACTATATTCACTCAAGTGGTTCTTTGTATGTTTTGTGGAGCGTGTGCCCTTCAGTTTGTGTTTGCGAGTGTGGGATATATATCTTCTCGACGGCGAGAGAGTGGTTACTGCTATGGCGTATACGATACTCAAGCTTCATAAAAAAgctataatgaaattgaatgATATGGATCTTATTGTAAACTATATTCAG GTAAAACTACATAAAGACTTTGGTTTCGAGGATGATATTGTGATAGTAAATCTAGAACGTTCGATGGAGGAGCTTCGCCGGGCCAAGCTGGACTACCCGGGCCCACCGCCGCCCAGCGAGCTGCCGCAGCGGCCGCTCGGCGTGTTCGTGGAGCCCGACGACAAGTCCAAGATCGGGCAGCGCGCCGATACCTTCTCCGATACCGAGAAACAAGCCAGAGCCACTGTGATATTAAG ACGCGAGAAAGCCGCATTGGAGCTGCAGGACCTCCGTGTGTCGCAAAGCGACACCGTGTCAG AGCACAGCGGcgtggcgggcggcgcgcgctgtGACGACTCGGTGTCGGCGCTGGGCTCGCGGCGCTCGCTGGCCGACACGTCGGTGACCAGCACGGCGGACCTCAGTGTTTTCTCGAGCGGCCGCTCCCACGCGCCCGACAACTCGCTCGACACGCACAGCAACGCCAGCGACGACGGAACTGG ATCCGGTATTTGCGGGCTGAGCATCCAGCGGGCGCCCTCGACGACGCACTCGACGCCGCGCGCCACACCGCACCCGCCCTCCACCTCTCCGCTTTCCGACGACGTCGTGCGTATTCACGTCACCTACAATCCACTCGCGGCTAGCCCTTCCCACCTTCAACCGATCTCACCCTCCAAGTACAAACCGTACTCTGAAGAACACCACAAACCGCTGTCGCTCGGCTTCTTTGCGAGCAACGGAGCCAGTAATATGCCATCCGATAACAGAATCAGGATACAAGTGCCGTCCGAAGAGCTTTTGACACCTGTCGTCGACTCCGGAAGGATTATAACACAACGGTACATTGATACGCATTCTGACTTGTACGATTTAAAGTAA